In Mongoliitalea daihaiensis, one DNA window encodes the following:
- a CDS encoding L,D-transpeptidase family protein, with protein sequence MYRALLILFLLVGHLSVAQQVMNFSPPQDFLIRQLIESSQNEKKPKVVGRSLYSSVVIQNFYQHRDFEFAWSNGKKLFEIAYEMRYEIQQAKFDGLNPQDYHLDAINELFDQLERIQKLGLAVDPMALASVDILLTDAFILLSSHLYLGKVDPENLKTTWNIQRNAPELRIDQRLSDALTGGSIRKSLEELYPQLSIYRRMRDGLRETYALEQKALEAATTSWKSIKADKSIKIGDTHNSIPEIRERLRIWGFLKNQEVLENEKTYDSLLIPAIKQIQKRFGLENDGIIGQGTIYALNQSPTALTQTAAVNLERMRWLPHEIKEQELIIVNTANFQLDYLVNRDTLLSSRVIVGKSYHSTPQFKAEMSYLVFSPTWTVPTSITRNEIIPAVKRNNNYLREKNMKILNNSGASVDPSSIEWSKVNPRNFPYTIRQEPGQQNSLGLVKFMFPNKYAVYIHDTPSRSLFAREDRALSHGCIRIQKPFELAKILLSYDESWTDDRIRLAMNQTTERTVTLNRKIPVVIFYLTYWANSRGEYFFRQDIYSRDQEIWTALREVR encoded by the coding sequence ATGTACAGAGCACTCCTCATTTTATTTTTACTTGTTGGGCACTTAAGCGTTGCCCAGCAAGTAATGAACTTTTCTCCCCCACAGGATTTTTTAATCAGGCAGTTGATAGAGTCAAGCCAAAATGAAAAAAAACCAAAAGTAGTTGGGAGATCCCTATACAGCTCTGTAGTAATTCAAAATTTCTATCAGCATAGAGATTTTGAATTTGCTTGGTCCAATGGTAAAAAACTTTTTGAAATTGCCTATGAAATGCGCTATGAAATACAACAAGCAAAATTTGATGGCCTAAACCCACAAGATTATCATTTAGATGCAATCAATGAATTGTTTGATCAATTGGAACGCATCCAAAAGCTTGGATTAGCCGTTGATCCCATGGCGCTTGCTTCAGTAGATATTTTATTGACAGATGCCTTTATCTTACTTTCTTCTCATCTCTATTTGGGAAAAGTAGATCCTGAAAACTTAAAGACGACTTGGAATATTCAGCGAAATGCTCCTGAATTACGAATTGACCAGCGTTTAAGTGATGCATTAACCGGAGGTAGCATTCGTAAGAGTTTAGAGGAGCTCTATCCTCAACTAAGTATTTACAGACGCATGAGGGATGGTTTGAGAGAAACTTATGCGCTGGAACAAAAAGCTCTAGAGGCTGCAACCACGTCTTGGAAATCCATCAAAGCAGACAAATCCATCAAGATTGGGGATACCCATAACTCTATTCCTGAAATACGGGAAAGGCTACGAATTTGGGGATTTTTGAAAAATCAAGAAGTCCTAGAAAATGAAAAAACATATGATTCCTTACTGATTCCTGCTATCAAGCAGATTCAAAAACGTTTTGGATTGGAGAACGATGGTATTATTGGACAGGGAACAATTTATGCACTGAACCAGAGTCCAACGGCTTTGACTCAAACAGCAGCGGTCAATCTAGAACGTATGCGCTGGCTACCCCATGAAATCAAGGAGCAAGAACTCATCATTGTCAATACAGCCAATTTTCAGCTGGACTACTTGGTCAACAGAGATACCTTGCTAAGTTCAAGAGTTATCGTTGGAAAATCGTACCATTCAACGCCTCAGTTTAAAGCCGAAATGTCCTATCTTGTATTTAGTCCCACTTGGACTGTACCAACTTCCATTACTCGAAATGAGATAATTCCAGCTGTAAAAAGAAATAACAATTACCTCAGGGAAAAAAACATGAAGATCCTGAATAACTCTGGTGCTTCTGTTGATCCATCAAGCATTGAATGGTCTAAAGTCAATCCAAGAAATTTTCCATATACCATCCGTCAGGAACCTGGACAACAAAACTCTCTTGGCTTAGTGAAATTCATGTTCCCCAACAAATATGCGGTATATATTCACGACACCCCAAGCAGAAGCCTATTTGCTCGTGAAGATAGGGCATTGAGTCACGGGTGTATCAGGATTCAAAAACCATTTGAGTTAGCCAAAATTTTACTTTCTTACGATGAAAGCTGGACCGATGATCGCATTCGTCTTGCGATGAATCAAACCACTGAACGAACAGTTACTCTTAATCGAAAGATTCCTGTAGTTATTTTTTACCTCACCTATTGGGCAAATAGTCGTGGAGAATATTTTTTCAGGCAAGACATTTACTCCCGTGACCAAGAAATCTGGACAGCCTTGAGGGAAGTAAGGTAA
- a CDS encoding alkane 1-monooxygenase produces the protein MLKDLKYLSAYLLPLSFLLALVLGGVWSWASVILAFGIFPILDALLPASTENLSPEKEAEKLSNRFFDILLYLCAPICYLLIGFYFYSISNVPMENIEKIGLTFSLGVVLGALGINVSHELGHRATKGEQFLAKMGLLPVLYMHFFIEHNRGHHKHVSTPLDPATAKKGEWIYVFFFRSIFGQYRSAWMLEKERLAKKGLSMWTWKNEMIRFQCYQILYLLSVGVMFGWSMVPFALSISLIAVLLLETINYIEHYGLQRRLLESGRYERVLPKHSWNSDHEMGRIVLFELTRHSDHHYLASRKYQLLRHMDESPQLPTGYPGSMLMALVPPLWMWMMNKRVPQTPTLVASMQ, from the coding sequence ATGCTCAAAGATCTAAAATACCTCAGCGCTTATCTACTGCCCTTGTCCTTTTTACTCGCATTGGTGTTGGGCGGGGTTTGGTCTTGGGCGTCTGTGATCTTAGCGTTTGGAATTTTCCCAATACTCGATGCTTTACTTCCAGCTTCTACTGAAAACCTTTCTCCAGAAAAAGAAGCTGAAAAGTTGTCGAATCGTTTCTTTGATATCTTGCTTTATCTGTGTGCCCCCATCTGCTACCTCCTAATCGGTTTTTACTTTTACAGCATCAGCAATGTACCTATGGAAAACATTGAAAAAATTGGTTTAACCTTTAGCTTAGGAGTAGTCTTAGGGGCATTGGGCATCAATGTCTCGCATGAATTGGGACATAGAGCAACTAAAGGCGAGCAATTTCTTGCAAAAATGGGACTCTTACCCGTCTTATACATGCATTTTTTCATTGAACACAATCGGGGACATCACAAACATGTCTCTACTCCATTAGATCCAGCTACTGCCAAAAAAGGGGAATGGATATATGTGTTTTTCTTTCGATCTATCTTTGGACAGTATCGGAGTGCATGGATGTTGGAGAAGGAGCGCTTAGCAAAAAAAGGGCTTTCCATGTGGACGTGGAAAAATGAGATGATTCGCTTTCAATGCTATCAAATCCTTTATCTCCTGAGTGTTGGGGTGATGTTCGGTTGGTCCATGGTACCCTTTGCCCTGTCCATAAGCTTGATTGCCGTATTACTTTTGGAGACCATCAATTACATCGAGCACTATGGGTTGCAACGACGCTTATTAGAATCTGGTCGTTATGAGCGTGTTTTGCCCAAGCATTCTTGGAATTCTGATCATGAAATGGGGCGAATTGTGTTATTCGAATTGACTCGGCACTCAGATCACCATTACTTGGCATCTAGAAAATATCAACTCCTAAGACATATGGACGAAAGTCCTCAATTACCAACAGGTTATCCCGGAAGCATGCTGATGGCGTTGGTACCCCCATTGTGGATGTGGATGATGAACAAGCGTGTTCCTCAAACACCAACTTTAGTAGCCTCTATGCAATAA
- a CDS encoding CBS domain-containing protein, producing MVKSFQGVRVAESKKPTSPILVKDHMSTNLVTFKPQDSIDHVLDMLTKRKISGAPVVDELGHLVGIISEVDCLKEIIKGKYSNTPKFPGLVEEHMSKNVLTMSPETTLFDAAQKFLEHKIRRFPVLQDGFLVGQLSLSDVIRAFPKLKATTW from the coding sequence ATGGTAAAAAGTTTTCAAGGTGTGCGTGTTGCAGAAAGTAAGAAACCAACCTCACCAATTTTAGTCAAAGATCATATGAGTACCAATTTGGTTACTTTTAAGCCACAGGATTCCATTGACCATGTACTGGATATGCTCACCAAAAGAAAAATATCGGGAGCACCCGTCGTCGATGAACTGGGACATTTGGTTGGAATCATTTCTGAAGTAGATTGTTTGAAAGAAATTATCAAAGGGAAATACTCCAATACCCCCAAATTTCCGGGTCTGGTAGAAGAGCATATGAGTAAAAACGTACTTACCATGTCACCCGAAACAACCTTGTTTGACGCGGCTCAAAAATTTTTAGAACATAAAATTAGACGTTTTCCTGTGCTTCAGGATGGTTTTTTAGTTGGACAGCTATCTTTGTCGGATGTCATCAGGGCATTTCCTAAGCTTAAAGCTACTACTTGGTAG
- a CDS encoding copper homeostasis protein CutC — protein MGLLEVPVFTVEAALEAFRCGAHRLELCSDFSEGGTTPSAGLLQFLKSKISIPIFVMIRPRGGDFIYTEEELEVMEQDISILGASGADGFVFGILDENGMVDRKANERLLKLAENKPCTFHRAFDLTPNLKESLNKIQELGFDRILTSGGKATVSDGWDIILELVEFAQNRIIIMPGGGSHPRHARELQSLGLLKEIHASCKSLRSSSSVFKKEGMNFSLDMERFHQVLTINPILLSEFLAAME, from the coding sequence TTACTAGAGGTTCCAGTTTTTACGGTAGAAGCAGCTTTAGAAGCTTTTCGGTGTGGCGCACACAGACTTGAATTGTGTTCAGATTTTTCGGAGGGTGGTACAACTCCATCTGCTGGATTACTCCAATTTTTAAAATCTAAGATCTCAATTCCTATTTTTGTTATGATTCGTCCACGGGGTGGGGATTTTATCTACACAGAAGAGGAGTTGGAAGTGATGGAGCAGGATATTTCCATTTTAGGTGCATCGGGTGCGGATGGTTTTGTTTTCGGTATTTTGGATGAAAATGGTATGGTGGATAGGAAAGCCAATGAGCGTCTGCTCAAGCTTGCTGAGAACAAACCATGTACTTTTCATCGGGCTTTTGATCTTACCCCCAATCTAAAAGAGTCATTGAACAAGATTCAAGAATTAGGGTTTGATCGAATATTAACCTCTGGAGGGAAAGCAACTGTCAGTGATGGCTGGGATATTATTTTGGAATTGGTAGAATTTGCTCAAAATCGAATCATAATTATGCCCGGAGGAGGTTCACATCCCCGACATGCTCGTGAACTTCAATCGTTGGGTTTACTCAAAGAGATTCATGCATCCTGTAAATCGCTGCGTTCTTCTTCGTCAGTATTCAAAAAAGAAGGGATGAATTTTTCCCTAGATATGGAAAGATTTCATCAGGTTTTAACGATCAACCCAATACTACTTTCTGAATTTTTAGCAGCGATGGAGTAA
- a CDS encoding glutathione peroxidase → MSTKFYEFSAQTLQGKDVSMEEFKGKTILVVNTASKCGLTPQYEGLEKLYEKYKDQGLVILGFPCNQFGNQEPGDASSIASGCVLNYGVTFPMFAKIEVNGPHTHPIFKYLKERLGGFLGSRIKWNFTKFLIDDKGRPLKRYAPITKPDQIEKDLVKILAKKAS, encoded by the coding sequence ATGTCAACAAAGTTTTATGAATTTTCTGCCCAAACTCTTCAAGGAAAGGACGTTTCTATGGAGGAGTTTAAAGGAAAAACAATCTTAGTAGTCAATACAGCAAGTAAATGTGGCCTGACTCCTCAATATGAAGGGTTGGAGAAGTTGTATGAGAAATACAAGGACCAAGGTTTGGTAATTTTGGGCTTCCCTTGCAATCAATTTGGAAATCAAGAACCAGGAGATGCGTCTAGCATTGCATCTGGGTGCGTATTGAATTATGGTGTAACATTCCCGATGTTTGCCAAAATTGAAGTAAATGGCCCTCACACACATCCAATTTTTAAGTATCTAAAAGAGCGCTTGGGTGGTTTTCTAGGATCAAGAATTAAATGGAATTTTACTAAATTCTTGATTGATGATAAAGGTCGACCCTTGAAGCGTTATGCTCCCATTACCAAACCGGATCAAATAGAAAAAGATTTGGTCAAAATATTGGCAAAAAAGGCGTCTTAA
- a CDS encoding efflux RND transporter periplasmic adaptor subunit produces MAKKQKSNKLIYILLGILGFVIVFAIIGRSAGWIGGPKEVSVEVSTAKKATIIEKVSGSGIIEPEIEVKLSPDVAGEIIELNVVDGDSVKVGDLLVKIRPDNFISALDRARANLNQNKANLAQSRANLKRSEAQFVRAELEYKRNERLHKDKVISDADWEQIQATFFTASNDLDAAQQSVIAAEFIIKSAQATVDEAAENLRLTNVYSPVNGIVSKLLVEKGERVVGTQQMAGTEMLRLADLARMEVRVNVNENDIIRISLGDTTLIDVDSYASTGKKFKGVVTSIANSANTKASIDAVTEFEVKIRIINESYADLVTARNKFPFRPGMTASVDIITQKKENVLSIPLGAVTTREDQITKNADGSTKPKELIFVIEEGKAKFREIKTGISDFDNIQILEGITEGEELIVGPYFVVSKQLKEGDVVKTAKVEEKK; encoded by the coding sequence ATGGCTAAAAAGCAAAAATCTAATAAATTGATCTATATCCTTTTAGGAATTTTAGGTTTTGTAATTGTTTTCGCAATTATCGGTCGCAGTGCAGGGTGGATTGGAGGACCAAAAGAGGTAAGCGTAGAGGTAAGTACAGCGAAAAAAGCAACGATCATCGAAAAAGTAAGTGGGTCTGGCATAATTGAACCTGAAATCGAAGTTAAACTTAGCCCAGATGTAGCAGGTGAGATCATCGAACTAAATGTGGTGGACGGTGACTCTGTAAAGGTCGGCGATCTATTGGTGAAAATCCGCCCCGATAACTTCATATCAGCACTCGATAGAGCTCGGGCCAATCTCAATCAAAATAAGGCAAATCTGGCACAATCCAGAGCTAACCTCAAACGCTCTGAAGCTCAGTTTGTTAGAGCCGAATTAGAATATAAGAGAAATGAGCGACTTCATAAGGACAAGGTCATTTCGGATGCAGATTGGGAACAAATACAAGCTACATTCTTTACTGCTTCCAATGATTTGGATGCAGCACAACAATCTGTAATAGCTGCTGAATTTATCATTAAAAGTGCTCAAGCTACCGTAGATGAAGCTGCTGAAAACCTACGATTAACAAATGTTTATTCTCCTGTAAATGGTATTGTATCCAAGCTTTTGGTTGAAAAAGGCGAACGTGTGGTAGGTACTCAACAAATGGCAGGAACAGAAATGCTTCGTTTAGCAGACCTTGCCAGAATGGAAGTTCGGGTAAATGTAAACGAAAATGATATCATCCGTATCAGTTTGGGAGACACTACGCTCATTGATGTAGATTCCTATGCATCTACAGGAAAGAAATTTAAAGGTGTGGTTACCTCTATTGCCAATTCTGCCAACACAAAAGCTAGTATTGATGCAGTGACCGAATTTGAGGTGAAAATTAGAATCATCAACGAATCTTATGCGGACCTTGTCACAGCAAGAAACAAATTCCCTTTCAGACCTGGAATGACTGCAAGTGTGGATATCATTACCCAGAAAAAAGAAAATGTGCTTTCCATTCCATTAGGTGCAGTGACTACACGGGAAGATCAAATTACCAAAAATGCTGATGGTAGCACTAAACCAAAAGAATTGATTTTTGTAATTGAAGAAGGCAAGGCCAAATTCAGAGAAATCAAGACTGGAATTTCTGATTTTGATAATATCCAAATTTTAGAAGGTATTACAGAAGGTGAGGAACTGATTGTGGGCCCATACTTTGTTGTCTCCAAACAATTAAAAGAGGGTGATGTTGTAAAAACAGCAAAAGTGGAAGAAAAGAAATAA
- a CDS encoding MarR family winged helix-turn-helix transcriptional regulator — protein MTEEVLKLDNQICFPFYAMSRVIIRGYQPYLDKLGLTYTQYLVMLVLWEQDGLSVNEIAERLILNTNTVTPMLKRMEGMGLLERIKGEADERKVFINITEKGQAMHEEASRIPSQLLQALNQEGKDLTDLLEMRDKINELLHRGY, from the coding sequence ATGACAGAAGAGGTATTAAAACTTGATAATCAAATCTGCTTTCCCTTTTATGCAATGTCCCGTGTTATCATTCGGGGATATCAACCGTATCTGGACAAATTAGGTCTTACCTATACTCAATATCTAGTGATGTTGGTACTTTGGGAACAAGATGGTCTGAGTGTAAATGAAATTGCGGAAAGACTCATTTTGAATACCAATACAGTAACTCCCATGCTCAAGCGCATGGAAGGTATGGGCCTATTGGAAAGGATCAAAGGGGAAGCAGATGAGCGTAAAGTCTTTATAAATATCACTGAAAAGGGGCAGGCAATGCATGAAGAAGCTTCACGCATTCCGAGCCAATTGCTGCAGGCTTTGAATCAAGAGGGCAAGGACTTGACAGATCTCTTGGAAATGAGAGATAAGATCAATGAATTATTGCATAGAGGCTACTAA
- a CDS encoding bifunctional GNAT family N-acetyltransferase/carbon-nitrogen hydrolase family protein, protein MRDELEHRLKLRNIKLSDYEDIREIMVSIYKNQGGAWTKQELKNQIKAFPEGQICIEDNGKVVAAALSLVVDYGKFGDNHTYDQITGFGKFDTHDNDGDTLYGTDVFVHQEYRGMRIGRRLYDARKELCENLNLRSIIAGGRIPGYSKYADQMTPRKYIDLVKSKEIFDSVLSFQLANEFHVRKVITKYLPEDTDSRAYATLLEWINIYYEKDEKLIGNKKSTVRLGLVQWKMRRFNSVDDLMQQVEFFVDTVSGYKSDFCLLPEFFNAPLLAEFNDMDASEAIRNLADYTDEIVSRMSDLALSYNVNIIAGSMPEYDGKKLRNVSYLCRRDGTTDKQYKLHITPDEQSYWGLQGGNGIKVFDTDAGKIGILICYDVEFPELGRILAEQEMDILFVPFWTDTKNAFLRVNICAKARAIENECYVAITGSVGNLPRVENMDIQFSQSAIYSPSDFSFPHDATVAQASENAETTIVADIDLDLLTKQRKAGSVRNLEQRRLDLYSVQWKRKK, encoded by the coding sequence ATGAGAGATGAATTAGAACACCGGCTAAAGCTCCGAAATATTAAACTTTCAGACTATGAAGACATCAGAGAAATCATGGTCAGTATTTATAAAAACCAAGGTGGCGCTTGGACTAAACAAGAATTAAAAAATCAAATAAAGGCATTCCCAGAAGGGCAGATTTGTATCGAAGATAATGGTAAAGTTGTAGCAGCAGCCTTAAGTCTCGTGGTAGACTATGGTAAATTTGGCGATAATCACACCTATGATCAAATCACTGGTTTTGGGAAATTTGATACTCATGACAATGATGGAGACACCCTGTATGGAACAGATGTATTCGTCCATCAAGAGTACCGAGGCATGAGAATAGGTAGAAGATTATATGATGCTAGGAAGGAACTATGCGAAAATCTCAACCTTCGCTCTATCATTGCAGGTGGCAGAATCCCTGGGTACTCCAAGTATGCAGATCAGATGACTCCAAGGAAATACATTGATTTGGTAAAAAGTAAGGAGATTTTTGACTCTGTGCTTTCATTTCAGCTAGCCAATGAATTTCACGTTCGGAAAGTAATTACCAAATACCTGCCAGAAGATACCGATTCAAGAGCCTATGCGACTTTACTCGAATGGATCAATATCTATTATGAAAAAGATGAAAAGCTCATTGGAAACAAAAAATCAACCGTTCGGCTAGGGCTTGTTCAATGGAAAATGCGTAGATTCAATTCAGTGGATGATTTAATGCAGCAGGTAGAATTTTTCGTAGATACCGTATCTGGCTATAAATCTGATTTTTGCTTACTGCCAGAATTTTTCAATGCACCCCTACTAGCTGAATTTAATGATATGGATGCATCTGAAGCCATCCGAAACTTAGCAGATTATACCGATGAAATTGTGAGTAGAATGAGCGATTTGGCACTTTCCTACAATGTCAATATCATCGCAGGCAGCATGCCAGAATATGATGGAAAAAAACTAAGAAATGTAAGCTATTTATGTCGTAGGGACGGAACTACTGATAAACAATACAAGCTCCATATTACTCCAGACGAACAGTCTTACTGGGGTTTACAAGGGGGAAATGGGATTAAAGTCTTTGATACTGACGCCGGTAAAATTGGCATCTTGATTTGTTATGATGTAGAATTTCCTGAATTAGGGAGAATTCTGGCGGAGCAAGAGATGGATATACTTTTTGTACCTTTTTGGACTGATACCAAAAACGCCTTCTTGCGTGTCAATATCTGTGCAAAAGCACGTGCCATCGAAAATGAATGTTACGTCGCTATCACTGGTTCAGTCGGGAACTTACCGCGAGTAGAAAATATGGATATCCAATTTTCTCAATCAGCGATTTATTCGCCTTCTGACTTTTCTTTTCCGCATGATGCTACTGTAGCACAAGCTTCAGAAAATGCCGAAACTACCATTGTTGCCGATATTGACCTAGACTTATTGACCAAGCAACGGAAAGCAGGTTCCGTTAGGAATTTGGAACAACGAAGACTTGATCTGTATTCTGTGCAGTGGAAGCGAAAAAAATAA
- a CDS encoding organic hydroperoxide resistance protein produces MQKLYETSATAVGGRNGSVKSSDGVLELDVRLPKVFGGQGGSYTNPEQLFAAGYAACFDNALNFIAKSQRLAISSKVTAHVALIQGTPTAWDLAVTLDVEINGLEESEAQKLMEQAHDSCPYSRAIQGNVQVTLNLK; encoded by the coding sequence ATGCAAAAATTATATGAAACTTCTGCTACGGCAGTTGGCGGTAGAAATGGAAGTGTGAAGTCTTCAGATGGCGTATTGGAATTGGACGTACGTCTGCCGAAGGTTTTTGGGGGGCAGGGTGGAAGTTATACCAATCCTGAACAATTATTTGCGGCAGGTTACGCAGCATGCTTTGACAATGCTTTGAATTTTATCGCTAAATCTCAACGACTGGCGATTTCTTCCAAGGTGACGGCACATGTAGCCTTGATTCAAGGAACTCCTACTGCTTGGGATTTGGCGGTGACATTAGATGTTGAGATTAATGGTTTGGAGGAATCAGAAGCTCAAAAACTAATGGAGCAAGCACACGATAGTTGTCCTTATTCTAGGGCTATCCAGGGAAATGTCCAAGTAACGTTAAATTTAAAATAA